Proteins co-encoded in one Deltaproteobacteria bacterium genomic window:
- the fabF gene encoding beta-ketoacyl-ACP synthase II, with the protein MRRVVITGIGLVTPLGCGRERFWSSLEQGVSGVDRITKFDASKHDCKIAAEVKDFDPLEYGMNKKEVRRLDFFSQYALASAHQAIEDAKLPLKDKNPNIGAIVGSGVGGISTIEDEKERFYLREKKGKNGASFVSPFFVPMIMPNAAAGNISMKYKLNNASMSTASACATGLHSIIYAAKDIMLGDCDVMIAGGTEGGITPLGVGCFANMNAICKDYNDEPQKASRPFDRERKGFVMGEGAGIVLLESLEYALKRGARIYAEIAGYGLTSDAHHITAPDPDSYEIARAIKLALDRAGISHEEVDYINAHGTSTPDNDLSETNGIKKVFGDSAYKVKISSTKSMMGHIIGGAGAIETLVCLFAMERSIVPPTINYENPDPQCDLYYVPNKAEHCEVNIAMNNSFGFGGHNAVLLLKRYENGQG; encoded by the coding sequence ATGAGAAGGGTTGTTATCACAGGTATTGGACTTGTAACGCCATTGGGATGTGGAAGAGAGAGGTTTTGGAGTTCCCTTGAACAAGGAGTTTCAGGTGTAGACAGAATTACCAAATTTGACGCTTCGAAGCATGATTGTAAAATTGCGGCAGAGGTCAAGGATTTTGACCCGCTTGAGTATGGTATGAATAAGAAAGAAGTTAGAAGGCTCGATTTTTTTAGCCAATATGCCCTAGCCTCTGCTCATCAGGCAATTGAAGACGCGAAATTGCCACTCAAGGACAAGAATCCTAACATCGGAGCTATCGTTGGCTCAGGGGTTGGTGGAATATCAACCATAGAGGACGAAAAGGAACGATTCTATCTTAGAGAAAAGAAAGGAAAGAACGGAGCTTCTTTTGTCAGTCCGTTTTTTGTCCCTATGATTATGCCGAATGCAGCCGCTGGAAATATCAGTATGAAATACAAGCTGAACAATGCAAGCATGAGCACAGCAAGTGCCTGCGCAACGGGTCTTCATTCGATCATATATGCTGCAAAAGATATCATGTTGGGTGATTGCGATGTTATGATTGCGGGTGGTACGGAAGGGGGTATCACTCCTTTGGGTGTTGGTTGCTTTGCAAACATGAATGCCATTTGCAAGGATTACAATGATGAGCCGCAAAAGGCGAGCAGACCTTTTGACCGTGAACGTAAAGGCTTTGTTATGGGTGAGGGCGCCGGCATAGTGCTCCTTGAGAGCCTTGAATATGCACTGAAACGGGGCGCTCGTATCTATGCTGAGATTGCCGGATACGGACTGACTTCTGACGCGCACCATATTACCGCCCCTGATCCGGATTCGTACGAGATTGCCAGGGCAATTAAGCTCGCCCTTGATAGGGCCGGGATCAGCCATGAAGAAGTCGATTATATTAATGCCCACGGCACGTCAACGCCTGATAATGATTTGTCAGAGACAAACGGCATTAAGAAAGTATTTGGAGATAGTGCCTATAAGGTCAAGATTAGCTCAACCAAGTCGATGATGGGTCATATCATAGGGGGCGCTGGAGCAATTGAGACTCTGGTTTGTCTCTTTGCTATGGAGAGAAGTATTGTTCCTCCAACAATAAACTACGAAAATCCTGATCCTCAATGTGATCTGTATTATGTCCCGAATAAAGCTGAACACTGTGAAGTCAATATTGCCATGAATAATTCATTTGGGTTCGGGGGTCATAATGCAGTGCTCCTGCTAAAGAGGTATGAAAATGGTCAGGGTTAG
- a CDS encoding SDR family oxidoreductase, whose translation MLMKGSRVLVTGGAGFLGSHLCDRLVLEGAEVLCLDNFFTGSKRNILHLMDNSSFELIRHDLVEPILLEVDQIYNLASPASPVHYQYNPVKTVKTNVMGAINMLGLAKRVKARILQASTSEIYGNPQEHPQKESYWGHVNPIGLRSCYDEGKRVAETLMMDYYRQNRVDVKIVRIFNTYGPRMAVSDGRVVSNFIVQALGNEPITVYGDGSQTRSFCYVSDMIEGWIRMMNCEDFVGPVNLGNPNEFSIKRLAELVIEITQSKSQIVYKSLPEDDPIQRRPDIFLAKEKLNWEPHVNLAEGLEKTVDYFRRVLE comes from the coding sequence ATGCTTATGAAGGGATCGAGAGTTCTTGTTACAGGTGGAGCAGGGTTTTTGGGCAGCCATCTGTGTGATAGACTGGTCTTAGAAGGAGCAGAGGTGCTTTGTCTTGATAATTTCTTTACCGGATCAAAAAGGAATATCTTGCACTTGATGGACAACAGCAGCTTTGAGCTAATTCGCCATGACCTGGTTGAGCCTATCTTGCTGGAGGTTGATCAGATTTATAACCTCGCTTCTCCTGCATCGCCGGTCCACTATCAGTACAATCCTGTCAAGACTGTCAAGACTAATGTAATGGGAGCCATCAACATGTTGGGCCTGGCCAAACGTGTGAAGGCGCGAATTTTGCAAGCTTCAACATCTGAAATCTACGGCAATCCTCAGGAACACCCTCAAAAAGAGAGCTATTGGGGGCATGTGAATCCCATCGGGCTACGCAGTTGCTATGACGAGGGCAAACGGGTGGCCGAAACACTGATGATGGATTATTATCGCCAGAACCGGGTGGATGTGAAGATTGTACGTATCTTTAATACGTACGGTCCGAGGATGGCTGTTTCAGACGGTAGGGTTGTGAGCAATTTCATTGTTCAGGCCTTGGGAAATGAGCCGATTACGGTTTATGGCGACGGCAGTCAAACCCGTTCCTTTTGTTATGTTTCGGACATGATTGAGGGGTGGATAAGAATGATGAACTGCGAGGATTTTGTCGGTCCCGTCAATCTTGGCAACCCCAATGAGTTTTCCATCAAAAGGCTTGCTGAACTTGTCATCGAGATTACTCAGTCGAAATCACAAATCGTGTACAAGTCTCTCCCTGAAGATGATCCGATTCAACGACGCCCGGACATTTTTTTGGCAAAGGAAAAGCTGAACTGGGAACCTCACGTAAACCTGGCGGAAGGGCTGGAGAAGACCGTGGATTACTTCAGGCGGGTCTTAGAGTAA
- a CDS encoding PEP-CTERM sorting domain-containing protein, with translation MKKLLVVLCAVTLVFGVGGIASALPIYFDIAGPPELSEDFGSSVGLDVKTRGWTEISASLAGGLGCEVFALPDGKSYTFNFFEVTVSGSGRGRADVTATLAFDDPQRAEVSGSGSGGWATWFGVISGGYLTWDESLPQRITLWDGNYFDVDFEDLYLAGLGNSTIVHATVTAHAAPVPEPSTMLLLGFGLIGLAGFGRKRLFKK, from the coding sequence ATGAAAAAGCTCTTAGTGGTTTTGTGTGCGGTGACATTGGTGTTTGGAGTAGGCGGAATTGCAAGTGCTCTGCCGATTTATTTTGACATTGCTGGGCCACCCGAGTTATCTGAGGACTTTGGTTCTTCCGTAGGACTTGATGTGAAGACCCGGGGATGGACCGAGATATCAGCTAGTCTCGCAGGTGGCTTAGGCTGCGAAGTCTTCGCTCTACCTGATGGAAAAAGTTATACCTTCAATTTCTTTGAAGTCACAGTCTCCGGATCAGGACGTGGCAGAGCTGACGTTACAGCCACGTTGGCATTTGATGATCCTCAGAGAGCCGAAGTTTCTGGTAGCGGAAGTGGCGGTTGGGCGACTTGGTTTGGTGTAATATCAGGTGGCTATTTGACTTGGGACGAGAGCCTGCCTCAGAGGATTACGCTATGGGACGGCAATTATTTTGACGTTGATTTTGAGGATCTATACTTGGCTGGCTTAGGTAATTCAACAATTGTTCATGCTACTGTTACTGCACATGCGGCCCCCGTCCCAGAGCCCAGCACCATGCTGCTGCTTGGTTTTGGGCTGATTGGTCTTGCCGGATTCGGGAGGAAGAGGCTTTTTAAAAAATAG
- the hypA gene encoding hydrogenase maturation nickel metallochaperone HypA produces the protein MQRTVTQAMTRRRLAAGMKGKANYGTIALKYPVPPRRDCGELHSGEGVRIMNEYAIAHGLLEDLQHESRKHGVSHISRVHVRIGSLCGIVPEALTFAFEAASEGTVAEGAELNIGVVPAKGRCHQCGIEFDVAMDTSMLVCPQCGGIVGEVISGRELEIALVRGKVESTS, from the coding sequence GTGCAGCGCACCGTCACCCAAGCTATGACGCGTCGGCGACTTGCTGCAGGGATGAAAGGCAAGGCGAACTACGGCACCATTGCCCTTAAATACCCCGTCCCGCCTCGGCGGGACTGCGGAGAGCTTCATTCCGGGGAGGGGGTCCGGATAATGAATGAATATGCTATTGCCCACGGTCTGCTAGAAGACCTGCAACACGAAAGCAGAAAGCACGGGGTGTCTCACATAAGCCGGGTGCATGTCAGAATAGGAAGCCTTTGCGGCATCGTCCCTGAAGCTCTGACCTTTGCCTTTGAAGCGGCCTCAGAGGGCACGGTGGCGGAAGGAGCCGAACTGAACATAGGGGTTGTGCCTGCCAAAGGACGATGTCATCAGTGTGGCATAGAGTTCGATGTAGCCATGGATACCTCGATGTTAGTCTGTCCTCAGTGCGGCGGGATTGTGGGTGAGGTCATCTCTGGGAGAGAGCTCGAAATCGCCTTGGTTAGAGGCAAGGTCGAAAGCACGTCCTGA